A DNA window from Candidatus Sulfidibacterium hydrothermale contains the following coding sequences:
- a CDS encoding PEP/pyruvate-binding domain-containing protein, with protein sequence MEKKFISKALEANLAETRYRDIKIPPEYQAFINLSKKYYGIHKRANDCIIEYQHPFSNKKFVIEELRKILITDYWFYIALENPAQAFRVPLKLLGNLLGDPKVNDLLKTFILRTLLEFSRQIHREKKPLKPLLEFCCQILTDQFTDNKKSYIEASRYFKKYLKEMADDPQFSPSVFQLTYNIYEASIIFWENDSRIEEWIKNKKNVLKINPKVLKDQIGQPWFKELKSQLPKIKTWDELTSQIPDFDEIGERFTQAVDLFPTFIEKFYYIFYLLKLDGLRDEKERLIWRLNKMLVQTMKEVDKTNVIAFIDQLFQYLEELKADYGSAVLDILLTVGKKVIDIDDTDERLLITHMENKLIHFGFETPGMVYVNEDWQLHINENHIKNIRVWLELIEYSQSEMENLLSALIVNLKLGGIFISDTDLFQREITKILNSNIAPFYKKVKQLTRIFPVYFNEIGAEGEIRKVTTTMDEISHREDKLIHFLRKQVHTESNNTLIDLTYRIFQFWYDGNLENLKDALPQNVYDSIDKKSRWFAPVHKMVRELCETAQMSPREVLSLEEDEFEQWLDKIIYKNEKDIERLRDIRSLYAFLKEKYSFETVDIINLLKKYAYIPDKDIEKLRVALDNQDIESSLKLIYSFMNHLKEIIFNPKPSQSWENIYHKRHIAIGIPSMYGVYREPKFEALGLTFRLEKVATRLMEKVVENINLNYISGKTLSNIYVILNYFKEGLDLDGITNQSFNSNLLMLKYSLVSQSFSFDQYINIFQFVADNVKKTLIKYFLKTYEVPLKIVIPQLFDKEHKLSDKKRQELINKVSEEFYRDTIAEAFLMQPLDNFVSRILESLRNMADNLPPEMIKEVMSYNSDLIIARLAHANPNLDNQVFLGSKAYHLKILRMAGFPVPPGFVITTEVFRRHAAIMKHPELRKEMYDMIRQHLHKVEKVAGKQFGNPKNPLLLSVRSGTAISMPGAMDTVLNVGMNDEITEKLSRKPGFEWSAWDSYRRLLQSWGMAFGLTRDEFDEIMNGFKVKTGIEQKGDFPPTTMRKIAYAYKQKLIDSKIHFEENVFEQLMTTVNLVFESWSSERAIVYRKHLQIADEWGTAVIIQQMIFGNKKSSSGSGVVFTQNPKISKQGVNLYGDFTFQSQGEDIVAGLVKPYPVSKSQKLGDREEMISLEEKYPLLYKKLYDIAVDLTENLGYNPQEIEFTFESENPEDLYILQIRDMDMSSFQTIQRFKTSPDKMHLSGRGIGIGGGALNGRVAIDMDDINFLRNKYPDEAVVLLRPDTVPDDIGMIFETDALLTAKGGATSHAAVTAVRLGKASVVNCTALYVNEDKKVCQLNNDVFHVGDKIAIDGLLGNVYKGHYPIQDGNEPLDFRF encoded by the coding sequence ATGGAAAAAAAATTCATCTCCAAAGCCCTTGAAGCCAACCTGGCCGAAACCCGTTATCGAGACATTAAAATCCCCCCTGAATATCAGGCATTTATAAATCTGTCAAAAAAGTATTACGGAATTCACAAACGCGCAAACGATTGCATAATCGAATATCAGCACCCTTTCAGTAACAAAAAATTTGTTATTGAAGAACTCCGCAAAATATTAATTACCGATTATTGGTTTTATATCGCGCTGGAAAATCCGGCACAAGCCTTCCGTGTTCCCCTGAAATTATTAGGGAATTTACTGGGCGACCCAAAAGTAAACGACCTGCTTAAAACCTTTATTCTGCGCACACTGCTCGAGTTTAGCCGGCAAATACATCGCGAAAAGAAACCACTGAAACCTCTGCTGGAATTTTGTTGCCAAATACTCACCGACCAGTTTACGGACAATAAGAAAAGTTACATTGAAGCTTCGCGTTATTTCAAGAAATATTTGAAAGAAATGGCTGACGATCCGCAATTCTCCCCATCGGTTTTTCAGCTAACCTATAATATTTACGAAGCTTCTATTATCTTTTGGGAAAATGACAGCCGCATTGAAGAATGGATTAAAAACAAAAAGAATGTTCTAAAGATTAATCCCAAAGTTTTAAAAGATCAAATCGGACAACCATGGTTCAAAGAATTGAAAAGCCAGCTTCCGAAAATAAAAACCTGGGACGAACTGACCAGTCAAATTCCTGACTTTGACGAGATCGGCGAACGGTTTACCCAAGCCGTTGACCTTTTCCCCACTTTTATTGAAAAATTCTATTACATCTTTTACTTACTCAAACTCGACGGACTTCGGGACGAAAAAGAACGACTCATCTGGCGGCTGAATAAGATGTTGGTTCAAACCATGAAAGAGGTGGACAAAACCAACGTCATTGCGTTTATTGACCAACTATTTCAATACCTTGAAGAGCTAAAAGCAGATTATGGCTCAGCGGTATTGGACATCCTGCTCACCGTAGGGAAAAAAGTTATCGATATTGACGACACCGATGAGCGACTGCTTATCACACACATGGAAAACAAGCTGATCCATTTTGGATTTGAAACTCCCGGAATGGTTTATGTGAACGAAGACTGGCAGCTGCACATCAACGAAAACCACATCAAAAACATCCGGGTCTGGCTTGAGCTGATCGAATACTCCCAGTCGGAAATGGAAAACCTGTTGTCGGCACTCATTGTTAACCTGAAACTCGGCGGTATTTTCATTAGCGATACGGATTTGTTCCAACGCGAGATTACCAAGATTCTCAATTCAAACATTGCACCCTTTTACAAAAAGGTCAAGCAGCTTACCCGGATTTTTCCGGTTTATTTCAACGAAATCGGTGCCGAAGGTGAAATCCGGAAGGTAACCACCACCATGGATGAAATTTCGCATCGCGAAGACAAGCTCATCCATTTTCTGCGCAAGCAGGTGCATACCGAAAGTAATAACACATTGATTGATTTGACTTACCGGATCTTTCAATTCTGGTATGATGGCAATCTGGAAAATTTGAAAGATGCACTTCCTCAAAATGTGTACGACAGCATTGACAAAAAAAGCCGGTGGTTTGCCCCGGTGCATAAAATGGTTCGCGAATTATGCGAAACGGCTCAAATGTCACCACGCGAGGTCTTATCTCTTGAAGAAGATGAATTTGAACAGTGGCTGGATAAAATCATCTATAAAAACGAAAAAGACATTGAACGACTGCGTGATATCCGTTCGCTGTACGCCTTTCTAAAAGAAAAATATTCCTTTGAAACGGTTGACATCATCAACCTGCTGAAAAAATACGCCTATATTCCGGATAAAGATATTGAAAAGCTACGGGTAGCCCTTGACAACCAGGATATAGAAAGTTCGCTCAAGCTGATTTACAGTTTCATGAATCACCTGAAAGAAATTATTTTTAATCCCAAACCCAGTCAAAGCTGGGAAAACATTTACCATAAACGACACATTGCCATTGGCATTCCATCGATGTACGGCGTATACCGCGAGCCCAAATTCGAAGCACTCGGACTTACGTTCCGGTTGGAAAAAGTAGCCACCCGGCTGATGGAGAAAGTGGTGGAAAACATCAACCTTAATTACATTTCAGGGAAAACACTAAGCAACATTTATGTCATCCTAAACTATTTCAAAGAAGGACTTGACCTGGACGGAATCACCAACCAAAGTTTCAACTCTAACCTGCTCATGCTGAAATACAGTCTGGTTTCGCAAAGTTTCTCCTTCGATCAATATATCAACATCTTTCAGTTTGTAGCCGATAACGTCAAGAAAACACTCATTAAATACTTTTTAAAAACTTACGAAGTCCCGCTAAAGATTGTCATTCCCCAGCTCTTTGACAAAGAACACAAGCTAAGCGACAAAAAAAGGCAGGAATTGATCAATAAAGTTTCGGAAGAATTTTACCGTGATACCATTGCAGAAGCCTTTTTGATGCAGCCACTGGACAACTTTGTATCGCGTATTCTTGAATCGCTCCGCAATATGGCTGATAACCTGCCGCCCGAAATGATCAAAGAGGTGATGTCATACAATTCTGACCTTATCATTGCCCGGCTGGCCCATGCCAATCCGAATCTCGACAATCAGGTTTTTCTCGGCTCCAAAGCGTACCACCTGAAAATTTTACGTATGGCCGGTTTTCCGGTCCCCCCCGGTTTTGTAATCACCACTGAGGTTTTCCGGCGTCATGCCGCCATCATGAAACATCCGGAACTACGCAAAGAGATGTATGACATGATCCGTCAACATTTGCATAAAGTGGAAAAAGTAGCCGGAAAACAATTTGGCAATCCTAAAAATCCGCTTTTGCTTTCGGTACGTTCCGGCACAGCCATCTCGATGCCCGGAGCCATGGACACAGTCCTTAACGTGGGAATGAATGACGAGATTACCGAAAAATTAAGCCGGAAACCCGGCTTTGAATGGTCGGCATGGGATTCGTACCGGCGCTTGCTGCAAAGCTGGGGAATGGCCTTCGGACTTACCCGCGATGAATTTGACGAAATCATGAATGGCTTTAAAGTAAAAACGGGAATTGAACAAAAGGGAGATTTCCCGCCCACTACCATGCGCAAAATTGCTTACGCATACAAACAAAAGCTTATCGATTCGAAAATTCATTTTGAAGAAAATGTCTTTGAACAACTCATGACCACCGTTAATCTGGTTTTCGAATCCTGGTCATCCGAGCGGGCCATTGTTTACCGCAAGCATCTGCAAATAGCCGACGAATGGGGTACCGCTGTTATCATCCAACAAATGATCTTCGGCAACAAAAAAAGCAGTTCGGGAAGCGGTGTGGTCTTTACCCAAAACCCGAAAATCTCAAAGCAAGGCGTCAATCTTTATGGCGACTTCACTTTCCAAAGTCAGGGGGAAGATATTGTAGCCGGGCTGGTAAAACCTTATCCTGTCAGCAAATCTCAAAAACTGGGTGACCGCGAAGAAATGATTTCTCTCGAAGAAAAATACCCGTTGCTTTATAAAAAGCTGTACGACATTGCAGTAGACCTTACCGAAAATCTGGGATATAATCCTCAGGAAATAGAATTCACCTTCGAATCGGAAAACCCGGAAGATTTATACATTTTGCAAATCCGCGATATGGACATGTCATCGTTCCAGACCATTCAACGGTTTAAAACGTCACCGGATAAAATGCATCTCTCCGGTCGCGGTATTGGTATTGGCGGCGGGGCACTGAACGGCCGTGTAGCCATCGATATGGACGATATCAACTTTCTTCGTAATAAATATCCTGACGAAGCAGTTGTTTTGCTGCGTCCTGATACGGTTCCCGATGACATCGGCATGATTTTCGAAACCGACGCGTTGCTAACCGCCAAAGGCGGCGCCACATCTCATGCTGCCGTCACTGCAGTACGGCTTGGAAAAGCCTCCGTGGTTAACTGTACCGCCCTGTACGTGAACGAAGACAAAAAAGTATGTCAGCTGAACAATGATGTTTTCCACGTAGGCGACAAGATTGCTATTGACGGCCTGCTCGGAAACGTTTACAAAGGCCACTACCCTATCCAGGATGGAAACGAACCTTTGGATTTCAGGTTTTAG
- a CDS encoding sigma-54-dependent transcriptional regulator, which translates to MPEFSILLIDDEPAQITSIKAFLKRRHYRVFTAGSGVEAMKILNNEMIDLVFTDFRMPDMNGLEVVKAIKAFNPEIPVIVITAFSDTEEAVNVMKEGAFDYLPKPVDLDELEILVRKTQELNYLKSENKLLKEQLKEKYKFDNIISQSSELENILNTVSRVARSKVTVLIRGETGTGKELIAKAIHYASDRSDKPMITVNCAALSEGLLESELFGHEKGAFTGATSQHIGRFEQANGGTLFIDEVGDIPLQTQVKLLRALQFGEFERVGGSKTIKVDVRVITATNRNLEELIKKGAFREDLFYRINVITITLPPLRERKTDIPLLIRYFISRYAKENGKQVEGISKEAQDYLMKYHFPGNIRELENIIERAVVLTRENIITTHDLPRGLSVVSENNLLDPEDFSDPYTEKVAAFETAMIEKALKLKEGNQSRAAQLLGISERHLRSRMQKLNITNPRK; encoded by the coding sequence ATGCCGGAATTCAGTATATTGTTAATCGATGACGAGCCTGCTCAGATTACCTCCATCAAGGCGTTTTTAAAACGGCGCCATTACCGGGTTTTCACTGCCGGTTCCGGAGTAGAAGCCATGAAGATCCTCAATAATGAGATGATCGACCTGGTTTTTACCGATTTCCGTATGCCTGACATGAACGGGTTGGAAGTAGTGAAAGCCATCAAGGCGTTCAACCCAGAAATTCCGGTAATTGTAATCACTGCTTTCAGCGATACGGAAGAAGCCGTAAACGTTATGAAAGAAGGCGCTTTTGACTATCTTCCGAAACCAGTAGATTTAGATGAATTGGAAATTCTTGTACGAAAAACACAGGAACTCAATTATCTGAAATCTGAAAACAAGTTGCTCAAAGAACAACTGAAAGAAAAATATAAATTCGACAACATCATATCGCAAAGCAGCGAACTGGAAAATATACTGAATACCGTAAGTCGGGTAGCCCGCAGCAAGGTTACCGTTTTGATTCGGGGCGAAACAGGAACCGGTAAAGAATTAATTGCCAAAGCCATTCATTATGCCAGCGACCGGAGCGACAAGCCAATGATTACAGTAAACTGCGCGGCTTTGTCGGAAGGATTGCTGGAGAGTGAACTTTTCGGACACGAAAAAGGCGCTTTTACCGGTGCCACATCACAGCATATCGGCCGGTTTGAACAAGCCAACGGGGGTACATTATTCATTGACGAAGTAGGAGACATTCCTTTGCAAACCCAGGTAAAACTTCTCCGGGCTTTGCAGTTTGGCGAATTCGAACGGGTGGGCGGATCCAAAACCATTAAAGTTGATGTACGGGTAATTACCGCTACCAACCGTAATTTGGAAGAATTGATTAAAAAAGGAGCTTTTCGCGAAGATCTTTTCTACCGGATTAACGTGATTACCATTACTTTGCCGCCTTTACGCGAACGCAAAACCGATATCCCGCTTCTCATTCGCTATTTTATTTCGCGTTATGCCAAAGAAAATGGCAAACAGGTAGAGGGAATCAGCAAAGAAGCGCAGGATTATCTGATGAAATATCATTTTCCGGGCAACATCAGGGAGCTGGAAAATATTATTGAAAGAGCCGTGGTGCTTACACGAGAAAATATAATCACCACACACGATCTTCCCCGGGGACTTTCTGTTGTTTCAGAAAATAACTTACTCGATCCGGAAGATTTTTCAGATCCGTATACCGAAAAAGTAGCGGCATTTGAAACCGCTATGATTGAAAAAGCATTAAAATTAAAAGAAGGAAATCAAAGCCGGGCCGCACAACTTCTCGGCATAAGCGAGCGACATCTGCGGTCACGCATGCAAAAACTCAATATTACAAATCCAAGAAAATAA
- the gap gene encoding type I glyceraldehyde-3-phosphate dehydrogenase → MKIGINGFGRIGRNVFKIAFERDNLEIIGINDITDTKTLAHLLKYDSTQGKFNGTVEHDDGALIVNGKRIPVTAERSPLEIKWAETPDVVVESTGIFRTRESNKGGYGDHLKNGAKKVILTVPAKDEIDNMIVLGVNDNELRDEDQCISNASCTTNCLAPVAKVLNDRFGIENALMTTIHSYTNDQRILDAPHSDLRRARSAAVSQIPTTTGAAKAVGKIIPDLDGKLDGMAVRVPTPTGSLVDLVANLKTEASADEINAAMKEAAEGPMKGILEYCEDPIVSVDVIHNSHSSIYDASALMVQGKTVKVLSWYDNEWGYSTRVVDLIEKAMA, encoded by the coding sequence ATTAAAATTGGTATCAACGGGTTTGGGCGTATCGGAAGAAACGTCTTCAAAATCGCTTTTGAAAGAGATAACCTCGAAATTATCGGTATCAACGATATTACCGATACCAAAACATTAGCCCATTTGTTGAAATATGATTCTACCCAGGGAAAATTTAACGGAACTGTTGAACATGACGACGGCGCGTTAATTGTAAATGGGAAAAGAATTCCGGTTACTGCCGAACGTTCTCCGCTGGAAATCAAATGGGCAGAAACTCCGGATGTAGTAGTGGAATCAACGGGTATTTTCCGTACACGCGAAAGCAACAAAGGCGGTTATGGTGACCACCTGAAAAACGGAGCCAAAAAAGTGATTCTTACCGTTCCGGCCAAAGATGAAATTGATAACATGATTGTTCTTGGCGTAAATGACAATGAATTGCGCGATGAAGACCAGTGTATTTCCAATGCCAGTTGTACTACCAACTGTCTTGCACCGGTGGCCAAAGTGCTCAACGACCGTTTCGGAATTGAAAATGCGCTGATGACGACTATTCACTCATACACTAACGACCAAAGGATCTTGGATGCTCCCCATTCTGATTTGAGGAGAGCCCGTTCGGCTGCTGTTTCACAGATCCCGACAACAACCGGAGCTGCCAAAGCAGTGGGTAAAATTATCCCTGACTTAGACGGTAAACTGGACGGTATGGCTGTTCGTGTTCCTACGCCGACCGGTTCGCTGGTTGACTTGGTGGCCAATCTGAAAACCGAAGCTTCTGCCGATGAGATCAATGCAGCAATGAAAGAAGCTGCCGAAGGTCCGATGAAAGGTATCCTGGAATATTGCGAAGATCCGATTGTATCGGTGGATGTGATTCATAACAGTCATTCATCCATTTACGATGCTTCGGCATTGATGGTTCAGGGAAAAACCGTGAAAGTACTTTCATGGTACGATAACGAGTGGGGTTATTCCACCCGTGTAGTTGATCTGATTGAAAAAGCTATGGCGTAA
- the lepA gene encoding translation elongation factor 4, translated as MKNIRNFCIIAHIDHGKSTLADRLLEYTGTVSQREAQAQVLDDMDLERERGITIKSHAIQMDYEQDGQKYVLNLIDTPGHVDFSYEVSRSIAACEGALLVVDATQGIQAQTISNLYLAIEHDLEIIPVLNKMDLANAMPDEVKDQIVDMLGCDYEDIIEASGKTGYGVDKILENIVHKVPAPKGDPKAPLQALIFDSVFNPFRGIIAYFRIFNGEIRKGDRVKFVNTGREYNADEIGVLRLKQEPRQKLETGDVGYIISGIKTSREVKVGDTITHVENPCSEAISGFEDVKPMVFAGIYPTDADDYEELRAAIEKLQLNDASLTFEPESSLALGFGFRCGFLGLLHMEIIQERLDREFDMSVITTMPNVSYRVITNKKEVIEVHNPSGLPEQKYIDHIEEPFIRAQIITRTEYIGPLIKLCLDKRGELKNQVYLSTSRVELTVDMPLGEIVFDFYDKLKSISKGYASFDYHISGYRPAKLVKLDILLNGEPVDALSTLIHQDNAYSFGRRICVKLKELIPRQQFDIAIQAAIGAKIIARETIKAVRKDVTAKCYGGDITRKRKLLEKQKKGKKRMRQVGNVEVPQKAFLVVLKLNE; from the coding sequence ATGAAAAACATAAGAAACTTTTGCATTATTGCCCATATCGACCACGGTAAAAGCACGTTAGCAGACCGGTTACTGGAATACACCGGAACGGTCTCTCAACGCGAAGCTCAGGCACAGGTACTGGACGATATGGATTTGGAACGCGAGCGGGGAATCACCATTAAAAGCCACGCCATACAGATGGATTATGAACAGGACGGACAAAAATATGTACTGAACCTGATTGACACGCCTGGTCATGTGGATTTTTCTTATGAAGTTTCACGGTCTATTGCTGCCTGCGAAGGCGCCCTACTGGTGGTAGATGCCACGCAAGGTATTCAGGCACAAACCATTTCGAACCTTTACCTGGCCATTGAACACGATCTGGAAATTATTCCTGTACTCAACAAAATGGATCTGGCCAACGCCATGCCTGATGAAGTAAAAGACCAGATTGTGGACATGCTGGGATGTGATTATGAAGATATTATTGAAGCCAGCGGAAAAACAGGATACGGCGTAGACAAAATTCTCGAAAATATTGTCCACAAAGTTCCGGCACCCAAAGGCGATCCGAAAGCTCCGCTACAGGCCCTTATCTTTGATTCGGTTTTTAATCCTTTTAGAGGAATTATTGCTTATTTCCGGATTTTTAACGGCGAGATCAGAAAAGGAGACCGGGTAAAATTCGTCAACACCGGCAGGGAATACAATGCTGATGAAATCGGAGTGTTGCGCCTGAAACAAGAGCCGCGGCAAAAACTGGAAACTGGCGATGTGGGATACATCATCTCGGGAATCAAAACGTCACGGGAAGTAAAAGTGGGCGACACCATTACCCACGTAGAAAATCCTTGCTCCGAAGCCATTTCGGGTTTTGAAGATGTAAAACCCATGGTTTTTGCCGGCATCTATCCTACCGATGCCGATGATTATGAAGAGCTGCGTGCAGCCATTGAGAAGTTGCAGCTTAATGATGCTTCGCTTACTTTTGAACCCGAATCGTCGCTGGCACTGGGCTTTGGTTTTCGTTGCGGATTTCTCGGATTGCTGCACATGGAAATTATTCAGGAGCGACTTGACCGCGAATTTGACATGAGCGTAATTACCACCATGCCCAATGTTTCGTACCGGGTAATTACCAATAAAAAAGAAGTAATCGAAGTGCATAATCCTTCGGGGCTCCCTGAACAAAAATACATTGATCACATTGAAGAACCTTTTATCCGGGCACAAATTATTACCCGTACCGAATATATCGGCCCACTCATCAAACTCTGTCTGGACAAACGGGGAGAGCTCAAAAACCAGGTGTATCTGTCCACCAGCCGGGTAGAACTTACCGTGGATATGCCATTGGGAGAAATTGTTTTTGACTTTTACGACAAACTGAAAAGCATCTCAAAAGGCTATGCTTCGTTTGATTATCACATTTCGGGCTATCGTCCGGCCAAGCTGGTCAAACTGGATATTTTGCTTAACGGCGAGCCGGTAGATGCACTTTCTACCTTGATTCATCAGGACAATGCTTACAGCTTTGGCCGGAGAATTTGTGTCAAACTAAAAGAGCTGATCCCAAGGCAACAATTTGACATTGCCATTCAGGCAGCTATCGGAGCAAAGATTATTGCCCGCGAAACCATTAAAGCCGTCCGGAAAGATGTAACTGCCAAATGTTACGGTGGCGACATCACCCGAAAACGGAAATTGCTTGAAAAACAGAAAAAAGGGAAAAAACGAATGCGTCAGGTAGGCAATGTAGAAGTCCCACAAAAAGCTTTTCTTGTTGTACTAAAACTCAATGAGTAA
- a CDS encoding SGNH/GDSL hydrolase family protein: MKKIIHIFYLFIFTGLLFFASCSDSSDDNPSPVTGNVDFTSYVAVGNSLTAGYADGALYISGQKYSWANDLSKQLTTVGGNGTFRIPYMPTELGVGVSESSTGTPVLRTKLVLGQTTDCLGSNGIGPVLADPNASQAVLYFYLVANVAAMGPYNNIGVPGIRVTDLFDPDLAEKNPYFGRIAYNTTDTLETYAAKVHPTFFTLWIGNNDVLGYATSGGTEAITPMEGDVGTGFQASMEAEVKYLTSITTGGVIADIPDITSIPYFNTIPYDAITLTNQSQADQLNAAYANYNATMESLGLPYRINFQVGANPMVIADADMPLPDSLSFLKIRQMKSDELVILETPLDSIKCGGWGTIKPVANQYILTENEIATVKKATDDFNAIMKNLADEYNLAFVDFNSIMKDIDQNGITMNGITFTTKYITGNLFSLDGIHLTPQGNAAVANYFVQAINDKYGTKIPEIDVSTFPAIQIPDKTAKVCIKPVSYP; the protein is encoded by the coding sequence ATGAAAAAAATTATTCACATTTTTTACCTTTTTATTTTTACAGGACTTTTATTCTTTGCTTCCTGTTCAGATAGTTCCGACGATAACCCTTCACCGGTTACAGGAAATGTCGATTTCACAAGTTATGTAGCGGTAGGGAATTCTTTAACCGCAGGTTACGCTGACGGAGCGCTGTATATATCCGGCCAGAAATACAGCTGGGCCAACGACTTATCCAAACAGCTGACTACTGTAGGTGGCAATGGAACATTCCGGATTCCTTACATGCCTACAGAATTAGGCGTCGGCGTTTCAGAAAGCTCAACCGGAACACCGGTTCTGCGTACCAAATTGGTATTGGGACAAACAACCGACTGCTTGGGAAGCAATGGCATAGGTCCCGTTCTGGCCGATCCGAATGCCTCACAGGCCGTACTCTATTTTTATTTAGTTGCAAATGTGGCAGCTATGGGACCTTACAACAATATTGGTGTTCCCGGTATCCGGGTTACGGATTTGTTTGATCCCGATTTAGCGGAAAAAAATCCTTACTTCGGACGTATTGCTTACAACACCACCGATACGCTCGAAACTTATGCTGCTAAAGTACATCCCACCTTTTTCACGTTGTGGATAGGAAATAATGATGTACTTGGCTATGCAACTTCGGGAGGAACCGAAGCCATCACACCGATGGAAGGCGATGTAGGAACTGGATTCCAGGCAAGTATGGAAGCCGAAGTAAAATATCTCACATCCATTACTACCGGCGGAGTCATTGCAGACATCCCCGATATCACATCAATTCCTTATTTTAATACCATCCCATACGATGCAATTACCTTAACCAATCAAAGCCAGGCCGATCAACTGAATGCGGCTTATGCAAATTACAATGCCACCATGGAAAGCCTGGGACTTCCCTACAGGATTAATTTTCAGGTAGGAGCAAATCCCATGGTTATTGCTGACGCAGACATGCCACTTCCCGACAGCCTTTCTTTCCTGAAAATCAGACAAATGAAAAGCGACGAGTTGGTTATCCTTGAAACTCCGCTGGATTCTATTAAATGTGGGGGCTGGGGAACCATTAAACCGGTGGCTAACCAATATATTTTAACTGAAAATGAAATTGCAACCGTAAAAAAAGCTACGGATGATTTTAATGCCATAATGAAAAACCTGGCAGATGAATACAACCTGGCTTTTGTGGATTTCAACAGCATCATGAAAGATATCGATCAAAACGGGATCACCATGAACGGGATCACCTTTACTACAAAATACATTACCGGAAACCTCTTCTCTCTGGACGGAATCCATCTGACTCCTCAGGGAAATGCTGCCGTAGCTAATTATTTTGTTCAGGCTATCAACGATAAATATGGAACTAAAATTCCGGAAATTGACGTCAGTACTTTCCCGGCAATTCAAATACCGGACAAAACAGCGAAAGTATGCATCAAACCCGTATCGTACCCGTGA